The Corythoichthys intestinalis isolate RoL2023-P3 chromosome 1, ASM3026506v1, whole genome shotgun sequence genome has a segment encoding these proteins:
- the LOC130920865 gene encoding THAP domain-containing protein 1-like, whose amino-acid sequence MVKSCVAVGCKNREDRRRDLNFYRIPRDSKRRPRLTAAIRRENWAPNDYHRLCSSHFISGAVSHYGWKGAMDIIEVENAVRQAKKT is encoded by the exons atggtgaagtcgtgtgtggcggtcggttgcaaaaaccgagaagatagacggagagacttgaatttttaccgtattccaagagactcgaagaggaggccgcgattgactgctgcaattcgacgagaaaattgggctccaaacgactaccacagattatgtagtagtcattttatatctg GTGCCGTGTCGCACTACGGTTGGAAGGGGGCAATGGACATCATAGAA gtggaaaacgctgttaggcaagcgaAGAAAACTTGA